The Candidatus Zixiibacteriota bacterium genome includes a window with the following:
- a CDS encoding DEAD/DEAH box helicase: protein MREDRTDRSADSDFTDLGIASKLLAGIDRLEYTTPTPIQRASIPAGLAGKDVIAIARTGSGKTVAFGVPMLQRLAKLKRSIGLILAPTRELALQVDEVLRGLGRGTGIRTAVLIGGASMSLQRTALQKNPRIIVATPGRLMDHIARKTVDLSRVEMLVLDEADRMLDMGFIKDIEKIVAATPESRQTMLFSATMPAEIEAIAARMMDDPVRIEIDRSGTTPTEVSHEMFFVNNHDKSQLLAVQLKRYSGPVLVFTRTKRMASRLTAKVNKMGFAAAEIHSNRTLGQRRRALDGFKQGDYQILVATDIAARGIDVSGIELVVNYDMPANSEDYVHRIGRTGRAGQTGHAISFANADQKSSVRDIEKFMKMKLNVSTLPKLPKLPAAHLTPSSAGRQTAGPANPKTAQKTAAAPSRRLEDRQNKVDSAPFKGRTVKRGRPRRKGSSGRNRARQTLPGAR, encoded by the coding sequence GTGAGAGAAGACAGAACAGACCGAAGCGCCGACAGCGACTTCACCGATTTAGGAATTGCCTCGAAATTACTGGCGGGAATCGACCGTCTTGAATACACCACGCCGACGCCGATCCAACGGGCCTCGATCCCGGCCGGACTGGCCGGCAAAGATGTCATTGCCATTGCCCGGACCGGTTCGGGCAAGACGGTGGCTTTCGGCGTACCGATGTTGCAGCGACTGGCGAAGTTGAAGAGGAGTATCGGTTTGATTCTGGCGCCGACGCGTGAGTTGGCGTTGCAGGTGGATGAAGTGCTGCGGGGGCTCGGGCGAGGGACGGGCATTCGCACAGCGGTCCTGATCGGCGGCGCGTCGATGTCGCTGCAGCGGACGGCCCTGCAGAAAAACCCGCGCATTATCGTGGCCACGCCGGGAAGACTCATGGATCATATTGCCCGGAAGACAGTCGATCTGTCGCGGGTGGAAATGCTGGTGCTGGACGAAGCGGACCGGATGCTGGACATGGGATTCATCAAGGATATCGAGAAAATAGTGGCCGCGACCCCGGAGAGCCGTCAGACGATGCTCTTTTCGGCGACCATGCCGGCCGAGATCGAGGCGATAGCCGCCAGGATGATGGATGATCCCGTGCGTATCGAGATCGACCGCTCCGGTACGACCCCGACTGAGGTCAGCCACGAGATGTTTTTCGTCAACAACCACGACAAGAGTCAGTTGCTGGCGGTCCAGTTGAAGCGTTATTCCGGACCGGTTCTGGTATTCACTCGCACCAAACGGATGGCGAGTCGTCTCACCGCCAAGGTGAACAAAATGGGTTTTGCGGCGGCGGAGATTCATTCCAATCGGACGCTGGGTCAGCGGCGGCGCGCTCTGGACGGTTTCAAACAAGGAGATTATCAGATCCTGGTAGCGACCGACATCGCTGCCCGCGGGATCGATGTCTCCGGGATCGAGCTGGTCGTGAACTATGATATGCCCGCCAACTCCGAGGACTACGTCCATCGCATCGGCCGGACCGGACGCGCCGGTCAGACCGGCCATGCTATCTCGTTCGCCAACGCCGACCAGAAAAGCTCCGTCCGCGATATCGAGAAATTCATGAAGATGAAGCTTAACGTTTCCACCCTGCCCAAACTGCCCAAGCTGCCGGCGGCGCATCTGACGCCGAGTTCGGCCGGCAGGCAGACGGCGGGACCGGCAAATCCCAAAACCGCGCAGAAAACGGCCGCGGCTCCCTCTCGACGGCTTGAAGATCGGCAGAACAAAGTTGACTCGGCGCCGTTCAAGGGAAGGACAGTGAAACGAGGCCGACCGCGGCGCAAGGGTTCTTCGGGAAGAAACCGGGCAAGACAAACGCTACCCGGAGCCCGTTAA
- the typA gene encoding translational GTPase TypA: MTDIAHIRNVAIVAHIDHGKTTLIDSVFKATQTFRENQDVAERLMDNNVLERERGITIRSKHCSVTWNDYLINIIDTPGHADFSGEVERVLSMVDSVLLLVDASEGPMPQTRYVLMRALKLGLRPIVIVNKVDRQNIRPNYALNKTFDLFIELGATDEQAHFPVLYGSGLDGWFVRDLEQDERKGMDALFQTIVDEVPAPPVNQEGEFLMQVSSLDWSDYVGQIGCGRVLRGSLKIGEEFTRMVTRLNDPGSPDKGWKVTNTSKARGVYMWVTRGLKRIETDEISAGDIVWLAGPPEISIGDTFSGSEDENEALKPLEIEEPTLSMFFLVNNGPFSGQEGTAIMLRQLKERLERELRVNVALRMADIGRPDGVKVSGRGELHLAILIEEMRREGLEFCISRPEVITRTDDRGRLMEPIEHLSIDVPEEYQGTVIEKLARRKGELTSVENGGTNTVRLTFEIPTRGLIGYRSEFMTDTRGLGIMASRFVGYGYWRGDYVAGTKGSVISIDTGPATAYAIESLQERSVVFIEPTERVYAGQIVGENSRNDDFTCNPTKRKNLTNHRSSTKDIGVKLDVPRKMTLEQAMEWIRDDELVEVTPRSIRVRKAILDNDERRRATRQSLSPDKHRGDISSRPTA, from the coding sequence ATGACAGACATCGCCCACATCAGAAACGTCGCCATCGTAGCGCACATCGATCACGGAAAGACAACTCTTATCGACTCCGTTTTTAAAGCCACCCAAACCTTCCGGGAGAACCAGGATGTGGCCGAGCGGCTCATGGACAACAATGTTCTGGAACGGGAACGAGGCATTACGATTCGCTCCAAACATTGCTCGGTGACCTGGAACGATTACCTGATCAACATCATCGACACCCCCGGTCACGCGGATTTTTCGGGCGAAGTGGAACGGGTGTTGTCGATGGTCGACTCCGTTTTGCTGTTGGTGGATGCAAGCGAGGGACCGATGCCCCAGACTCGCTATGTGCTGATGCGGGCCCTGAAATTGGGACTTCGCCCGATTGTCATCGTCAATAAGGTGGATCGTCAGAATATCCGTCCGAATTATGCTCTCAATAAAACTTTCGATCTCTTCATTGAACTGGGCGCCACCGATGAACAGGCGCATTTCCCGGTGCTGTACGGCTCAGGACTCGACGGGTGGTTCGTACGTGACCTGGAGCAAGACGAGCGCAAGGGTATGGATGCCCTGTTCCAGACAATCGTGGACGAGGTTCCGGCTCCTCCGGTCAATCAGGAAGGTGAATTTCTGATGCAGGTAAGTTCACTCGACTGGAGCGATTATGTGGGCCAGATCGGATGCGGACGAGTGCTTCGCGGCAGCCTTAAAATAGGCGAAGAATTCACGCGAATGGTGACGCGCTTGAATGATCCCGGTTCGCCGGACAAGGGTTGGAAGGTAACCAATACCTCCAAAGCCAGAGGCGTATACATGTGGGTTACGCGCGGTCTCAAACGAATCGAGACCGATGAGATTTCGGCCGGCGATATTGTCTGGCTGGCCGGTCCGCCGGAAATCAGTATCGGCGACACGTTCTCCGGGAGCGAAGATGAAAATGAAGCGCTCAAACCTCTGGAGATCGAGGAGCCGACTTTGTCGATGTTCTTCCTGGTCAACAACGGACCGTTTTCGGGACAGGAAGGAACGGCTATCATGCTCCGGCAACTCAAGGAACGTCTGGAGCGAGAGCTCAGGGTGAACGTGGCGCTAAGGATGGCCGACATCGGTCGCCCGGACGGCGTCAAGGTGTCGGGTCGCGGAGAGCTGCACCTGGCGATTCTTATCGAGGAAATGCGTCGTGAAGGCCTGGAGTTTTGTATCTCCCGTCCCGAGGTGATAACACGCACCGACGACCGGGGCCGGTTAATGGAGCCGATCGAGCATCTCAGTATCGACGTTCCCGAAGAATACCAGGGAACGGTGATTGAGAAGTTAGCGCGGCGCAAGGGTGAATTGACTTCGGTCGAGAACGGCGGGACTAACACCGTTCGCCTGACCTTTGAGATTCCAACCAGAGGCCTGATCGGCTACCGGTCGGAGTTCATGACCGACACCAGAGGTTTGGGGATTATGGCCTCGCGATTTGTCGGTTACGGTTATTGGCGCGGCGATTATGTCGCCGGGACCAAGGGTTCGGTAATCAGTATCGATACCGGCCCGGCTACGGCCTACGCCATTGAAAGCCTGCAGGAACGGTCGGTGGTGTTTATCGAGCCGACTGAGAGAGTTTATGCGGGCCAGATTGTCGGCGAAAATTCGCGAAATGATGACTTCACCTGTAATCCGACCAAACGCAAAAACCTCACCAATCACCGATCTTCGACGAAAGATATCGGTGTCAAACTGGATGTGCCTCGCAAGATGACTCTGGAACAGGCGATGGAATGGATTCGTGACGATGAACTGGTCGAGGTCACACCTCGGTCCATCCGGGTCAGAAAAGCGATCCTCGATAACGACGAGCGCCGCCGGGCAACGCGCCAGTCACTGAGTCCGGACAAGCATCGCGGTGATATCTCATCGAGGCCGACCGCCTAG
- a CDS encoding sigma-54 dependent transcriptional regulator — translation MSEDLSLPSYLAPIKSPAFREVLELARMVAEFDSSVLLSGDTGVGKEVVARFIHDHSRRRERPMSTINCAALPSALLESELFGHKAGSFTGAIADRVGLFEQAARGTAFLDEIGDVEGSIQVKLLRVLQEREILRIGENTPRRVDIRVIAATNTDLSAAVEEGRFRKDLLFRLRVVEIRVPPLAERREDIPLLCDHFLTELSTRMHLPDLRLAEECRTCLTEYTWPGNVRELYNVMERAAIFSRGCTIGVEHLPAELRERQQLPRAVGLFVPRTLREVEGEHILRTLSHTGGNRPQAAEILGVSPSTLWRKLKEMEGGSSR, via the coding sequence ATGTCCGAAGACCTCTCTTTACCTTCTTATTTAGCCCCGATCAAGAGCCCTGCTTTCCGTGAGGTGCTGGAGCTGGCGCGCATGGTGGCAGAATTTGATTCTTCCGTGCTGCTCAGCGGTGATACCGGGGTCGGTAAGGAGGTGGTCGCCCGATTCATACACGACCATTCTCGTCGCCGGGAGCGGCCGATGTCAACCATCAACTGTGCCGCTCTGCCGTCGGCGCTTTTGGAGAGTGAGTTATTCGGACACAAAGCGGGGTCGTTCACCGGAGCGATTGCCGACCGGGTCGGATTGTTCGAGCAAGCTGCTCGCGGTACCGCGTTTCTGGATGAAATAGGGGATGTCGAGGGTTCGATTCAGGTCAAATTGCTGCGAGTGTTGCAAGAGAGGGAAATTTTACGCATCGGCGAAAACACCCCGCGTCGAGTCGACATCAGAGTGATTGCCGCCACGAATACCGACTTATCCGCGGCTGTGGAGGAAGGCCGCTTTCGCAAGGATTTGTTGTTTCGTCTGCGGGTGGTTGAGATTCGTGTCCCGCCCCTGGCCGAGCGGCGGGAGGATATTCCGCTTCTTTGCGATCATTTCCTGACCGAGCTGTCGACTCGCATGCACCTGCCGGACCTCCGACTCGCCGAAGAATGCCGTACTTGTCTGACCGAGTACACCTGGCCCGGCAACGTGCGCGAACTTTATAATGTTATGGAGCGCGCGGCGATTTTCAGTCGGGGTTGCACTATTGGTGTCGAACACCTGCCTGCCGAACTGCGCGAACGGCAACAGTTGCCCAGGGCGGTTGGCCTCTTCGTTCCGCGTACCCTCAGGGAAGTCGAGGGGGAACATATCTTACGAACGCTGTCTCACACCGGCGGCAATCGTCCGCAAGCGGCTGAAATCCTCGGTGTGAGTCCCTCGACGCTCTGGCGCAAGCTGAAGGAGATGGAGGGGGGAAGCTCCCGCTAA